ATGTGACCCTCGTCCAGGGTTTCCATTATACTTTTCATAATATTCTCTAATTTTATCCAGCACAACTTTTGGCTTTTGAGAAGTTGCAGCTGTGTCTAAATAATGATTTTCTATATTTGAAAATATCGGAAATTTATTTTTATAATTCATTTTTATTTTTTTCTTCCTTTCTTAAAGAGTTTTATTTTATTTTAAATTAAATCATATTATTTTATTTTAAAAATTATATTATTTTATTTTAAATTTTTTTATTTTTTTATTTATTTATTTTTTTATTTATTTTTTTATTTTAAATTTTTAAAAAATATAATTTAACCCACTTCACTACTACTTAAAGTATAGCACTCAGTGGGTATTTTTTCAAATTTTATATTTCTTTATATTTTTTTTATATTCTTTTTTCCAATTCTTCTAATAAATGCTCTCTTAATGTTTCATCATCGATATTATTTAATATTGGTTTAAATGACGATTCCACAATTAATTTTTTTGCTCTGCTCTCAGATAATCCACGGCTCATCAAATAAAACAGCTGTGATTCATTGACTTTTCCAATTGACGCATAATGTTCTCCAATTACATCGTCTTCATCACAAAATAATGTCGGAATTGAGTGAACATTTATATTTTTGTCCAGCAAAATGGCAAATTCTCCTTCTCTTCCTTCCGATTTTGAAGCACCTTGCTTAAAGTACATATTTCCACGAAATACTTTAGTTGCAGTATCTTTTACAGCTCCTCTTCCGTGAATGTCTCCCAATGTTTTTCTGCCGTAAAATACTGTTGAATATTCCAAGTCAACTTTTCTATCTCCATCAGCCAAATATCCTGGAAATACATACGCCTGTGAATTATCTTCCAATAAATATGAAGTGTGGCTAACTGCATTTACTTGCGCCCCTAGCTCAACGCTGTAATAATTTACGATTCCCTGCCCTTTCACTTCAATTTTAGAGCTTTCAAAATTTCTGCTTTTTGTATTCAATGTTTGAATTTTTATTATTTTCACATTTGAATTTGCTCCAGCAAACACTTTTATAACTCCGTTGTGATAACTTTCGGCATCGTCACTTGAATTATAGCTTATAATAATTGTAGCGCTTGCAAAATCTTCCACTTCAATCACATTGTAGTCAACCAAAAAATTATTTTCTTTATCTGTTACATAAGTCAAATAAATTGGATGTTCAATTTTTTTTCTCTCTTTTATTTTAATAAATTGTCCCTGATTATAAAAAGCAAAATTTTGTAATTTAAAAAACTCTCCAAGTCCGTATTCATAACTACTTTTCAATCTTTCCAAATCTTCTAGAGAATCATTAATCCCTTTTATTTCCACACCTTCTTGATTTTCATTTTTTGCTGAAAAATTATCAAATTTTTTAAATTCTTGCGGTTCTTCGTATTTATATTTAACTCTTTTCCACTCAGGTTTTTTCAAGTCTTTATATTTTTCAAAAACTTTTAGCCGGTATTCGCTATTTTCAAGATTTTCTAAACTTGTCTTTTCTAGCATCCCATTTCTCCTTTACAAATTAATATTTTAATTATATTTATTTATTTAAAAATTAAAATTTTTAATATCTTTTTATTTTATTTTATTTTTTGTTAATTTTAAAAAAATTTAAAAATTTTATCCAATTGTTCCTTCCAATTCTAATTCAATAAGTTTATTTAGCTCAACTGCATATTCCAGTGGCAATTCTTTTGAGATTGGCTCAACAAATCCTCTTACAATCATCGCTTTTGCTTCATCTTCACTAATCCCTCTCGACATCAAATAAAAGATTGCCTCATCACTAATTCTTCCAATTTTAGCTTCGTGCCCTATATCGACGCTGTCATTTCTTATGTCAATTATAGGTATCGTATCTGAAGACGAAATATTGTCTAACATAAGCGATTCACATTCAACTGTCGCTTTAGTTCCAGTCGCTTCTGGCATAACTTTTAAAAGACCTCTGTAAAAAGCCGCTCCCCCATTTTTAGAAATGGATTTTGAATGTACTGTCGAAGTCGTATTTTTTCCAATGTGTACAATTTTACAACCAGTATCCAAATTTTGTCCACTTGATGCAAAAGTAACTCCTGTAAATTCACATCTTGAACGATCCCCTTTTAAAATACTCATCGGATAAAGCATTGAAACTCTTGACCCAAATGAACCTGAAACCCATTCAATTACACCATCTTCTTCAACTAGCGCTCTTTTAGTATTTAAATTATACATATTTCTTGACCAGTTTTCTATCGTAGAATATCTAAGTCTAGCACCTTTTCTTACAAAAAGCTCAACTGCTCCAGCGTGAAGCGCATTTTTCTGATATTTTGGCGCAGAGCATCCTTCGATAAAATGTAAGTCCGCACCTTCATCAACAATTATTAATGTATGCTCAAACTGTCCAGCTTCTGGCGCATTTAATCTAAAATAAGATTGAAGTGGCATATTGACCTTTACACCTTTTGGCACATAAATAAACGATCCTCCCGACCAAACTGCTCCATGTAGTGCTGAAAATTTGTGATCATTTACTGTAATTAAAGTCATAAAATATTCTTTTAGAATATCTTCATATTCTTTGATGGCTGTTTCAATATCCGTATAAATGACACCTTGCTCAGTTAATTCCTTATGAATACTGTGATACACAACTTCTGAATCATATTGCGCTCCAACTCCTGCAAGTGACTGTTTTTCCGCTTCAGGAATTCCAAGTCTGTCAAAAGTATCTCTTATATAACTTGGCACATCGTCCCAATTTTCATTCATTGGCGCAGAATCTGGCTCCAAATAGTGAATTATGTCATTCATATCCAAGTCCGACAAATCTGGACCCCAATCAGTCATCGGCTTTGAATTATACACTTCTAGCGCTTTTAGTCTAAAATTTAACATCCATTCCGGCTCATTTTTTCTAGCAGAAATTTTTCTAATTATTTCTTCTGTCAACCCCTTTTGAACTTTATATCTGTATTTAACTTCGTCTTTTATGTCATAGACTCCCCGTTCAATATCTGCGACATATGTTTTTTTTCTTGTTTCCATAATTTCCTACACTTTCCATTTTTTAATTTTTTCTCTTAAAATTCTATAACCCAAATTGCTTTTTCATTTCTCCATAACCATTTTTTTCAATTTCTTCAACTATTTCCTTTCCACCAGTTCTCACAATTTTTCCATCCATCAGAATATGTACAAAATCTGGATCTAAATAGTCCAAAACTTTGTCGTAGTGTGTTATAATTAAAAGCGCTGTATCATTTGTCTTTAATTTTTGCACACCTTCAAACACGATTTTTGTCGCATCAATGTCAAGTCCCGAATCAGTTTCATCTAAAATCGCCAATTTTGGCTCAAGCACTGCCATTTGTAAAATTTCATTTTTCTTTTTTTCTCCTCCAGAAAATCCTACATTCAAATGTCTTTGAGCATACTCTGGATTGATGTGAAGTTTTTCCATCTTTTCTTCCAATTCATTGTGAAATTGCATCAAATATTGTTTTTCCCCAGTCACAGCCTCTTTCGCTGTTCTCAAAAAATCTTCCACTGTTAGTCCCGGAATTTCTTCAGGATATTGAAATGACAAGAAAATTCCTTTTTTTGCTCTCTCATCAACAGTATCATCGTTAATATTTTCTCCGTCCAAAATAATATTTCCACCGATTAATTTATGTTTCGGATTTCCCACCAGAATACTTGCAAGCGTAGATTTTCCAGCACCATTTGGTCCCATTATAACATGAACTTCCCCTTTGTTAATGTTTAAATTAAGACCTTTTAAAATCTCTTTTCCCTCAACTTCAGATCTTATATCTTTTAATTGTAATAAACTCATTTTATTTTTACCTCCAAAATATTTTATTTATAAATGTTTTTTTCTCAAACAAAATTTACAATTATATTTTATCAAAAAATTGTAATAAAATCAATTATGAAATAATTTATTTTTTTTATAAATTTACAATAATTAGAATTTTAAAATTATTTTATTTTAAATTTTCAAAAAAATAAAGTATAATAATATACAAAAAAAACAATTTTTATAAAAAAAAAAATTAATTAATTAATAAAATAATAATTAAAATAAAAATAAATAAAAATAAATAAAAATAAATAAGAAGAAGAAGAAAGAAGAAATAAAATAAAAAAATATAAATAAATTAATAAATTAATGAATTAATAAATAAAATTTAAAAAAAAAAGAAAAAAAGAAAAGTAAAGAAAAGAAAGGAAAAAAATAAAAATAAAAATGAAAAAAGTTAAAAAAATATTGATTGCTGGAACAAACAGCGGAAGTGGAAAAACAACAGTTACAAGTATTCTTATGTCTTGCCTAGAAAATGTCGCTCCTTTTAAAGTAGGTCCTGACTATATCGACACAACTTATCACGAGATTTTCACGGGAAATAAGTCACATAATTTGGATATTTTTATGGTTGGTGAAGAAAATATGAGAAACATTTTTGAAATTTATTCACAAAATAAAGATATTGCGGTTATTGAAGGAGTTATGGGACTTTTTGACGGACTTTCCAATGAATTTGACAATTTTAGTACAGCACATGTTGCAAGAATTTTAGATATTCCAGTGATTTTGGTAATTAGTGCTAAAGCGATTTCTACAAGCTGTGCCGCCATCGCTCTTGGCTTTAAAATGCTAGATCCTAGAATAAATATATGTGGCGTTATTTTAAATAATGTGAGTTCACAAAGACACTATTTGAGCTTAAAACAAGCTATAGAAAAATATGCAAATATTGAATGTCTCGGGTATGTTCCAAAAAATGAAAGTTTGGCGCTTGAAAGTCGACATTTGGGATTAAAATTGGCGTTTGAAGAAAATGAAGCTGAAATTTTGCAGCGAAAAAATTTATTTTGTGAAATTGGAGAAAAATATTTGGATTTGGAAAAAATTAAAAAAATTGCTAAAAATTTTGAGCCAGAAATGACTTTTGAGAACTGGGAAAAAATTAAAAATTTGAAAAACAAATACTTTGGCAAAAAAATTGCAATTGCAAAAGACAAAGCTTTTTCTTTTTATTATCAGGAAAATCTTGACTTATTAAAATTTTGCGGCTTTGAAATAATTGAATTTAGTCCGATTTTCGATAAAAAAATTCCAGAAAATATTGATTTTATTTACTTTGGTGGTGGTTATCCAGAACTTTTTGCAAAGGAGCTGCAAGACAATATTTCTATGAAAAAAAGCATTTTGGAACAATTTGAAAAAGGAACAAAAATTTATGCGGAATGTGGCGGATTTATGTACTTAGCTAAAAAAATCCATCTATTAGATGGTGCAAATTATGACTTTTGCGGAATTTTTGACTTAGAAATAAAAATGCGAAAAAATCTTAATATCAAGCGTTTTGGATACATAAATATTGAAACAGGAAATGAGATTAAATTAAAAGGACATGAATTTCACTATTCTGAAATAGGTGAAAATAAAGAAAATTTTACATTTTATAAAATTTTTAAAAATGACGATAGAAAATGGAATTGTGGATATAGAAAAAAAAGTGCTCTTGCAGGATATCCACATATTTCTTTTTTCTCAAATTTAGAATTTTTTAAATTTTTAGTTGAAGAATTGTGATTTTAACAATTTATTTAAAAAGTATCGAATTAAAAATTTTATTTTTATATTTGACAAAAAATATATATCAATGTTATAATATTGTGAATTAATCACACTTTGTATTATTTTGCGATAGGGTGTTGCAAATTCTGCAATCTGTTGCAAAAGAAAAGTGGGAGAAAAAACCAAAAAAATTTAGGAGGAAATTAGTAATGGCAGTAATTACAATGAAACAATTATTAGAAGTAGGAGCACATTTTGGACACCAAGCAAAAAGATGGAATCCAAAGATGAAACCTTATATTTTTACAGAAAGAAACGGAATCCACATTTTGGATTTACACCAAACTTTAGAAGCAACTGAAAAAGCTTATGAATTTGTAAGACAAATTTCTGAAGAAGGTGGAAAAATCTTATTCGTAGGAACTAAAAAACAAGCTCAAGAAGCTATTAAAGAAGAAGCCCAAAGAGCTGGAGGATTTTATGTAAACCACAGATGGTTAGGTGGATTATTAACTAACTTAGAAACAATTAAAACAAGAGTAAAAAGATTAAAAGAATTAGAAGAAATGGATGCTGATGGAACTTTAGACGAAGCATACACTAAAAAAGAAGCTGGATTATTAAGAAAAGAAATGGCAAAACTTTCTAAAAACATCGGTGGAATTAAAGAAATGAACACACTACCAGCTGCATTATTTGTAGTTGACATCAAAAAAGAATTCTTGGCATTGGAAGAAGCTAAAAAATTAGGAATTCCTGTAATTGCATTAATCGATACAAATGTAGATCCTGATTTAGTAACTTACAAAATTCCTGCAAATGATGACGCTATAAGATCAGTAAAATTATTCTCTCAAGTTATCGCAAATGCTGCAATTGAAGCTAACGGTGGAATTGAAGCAAACGCTGATGAAACTCCATTAAACGAAGAATTTGAAACTACTGAAGAAGTTGTAGAAGAAGTAGTTGAAGAAGAAGTACCAACTGAAGAATAATATTTATAAATTAAAATTATTAAAATTATAAATTGATACACTAAAAATACAAAATTATTTAATTTTACAAAAATAAAATTAAAAATTGTATTTTAGGGGGTAATATTATGGAAAAAAAATTATACAAATCAGTAAAAGATAGAAAAATAGCAGGAGTTTGTGGTGGAATCGCGGAATATCTTAATGTTGATTCAAATGTTATAAGAATAATCTGGGTTTTATTTGCATTCGGATTTGGAAGCGGAATACTTGCATATGTTATTTGCGCTTTAATTTTAAGTGATAATCCATCTGAATATCGATAATTAAAACAATTGATTTTTTGCTAAATATATAAAAACAATAGGGAAATAAAGTCATTTCCCTGTTCTTGTAAAATAGAAAATTTAAATTAATAAAGAAATGAACTCACATTTTTATTGGTCAAAAATAAAAAAGAAATGGTGAGCGATTATGAAAAAAGTTTTGATTGGACTATTTTTAATAGCAAGTTTAAGTGTTCTAGGTGCAAACAGCCAGAAAAAAACTGTGAGCACTTCAAATTATACTGAAAATATGGATAATCAGTATTTTACAGTAGATGGAAGCCTTATGAATCTGTATTCAAAAGAAAAGACTGAATTTAAAAATAAATATATGGCTTTATCTGAAAAGAGTGATAAGAAAAATCTAATTGCATTACTAAAAGAATATGTTAAAAAATATCCAAATGATGCTTATGCTTATGAAGAAATAGGAACTGATTATGATATACTAGGTAATTTAAAAGAGGCAGAGAAGTATTATTTAAAAGCAATTGAGTTAGGAGATAATGACACAGGAGCGTATTCACTGGTTTTATTATACAGTGATGAAAATTTTCTAAAATTATTAAATTTAACTGCTAAAGAGAAAACTGAAAAAAAGAACATAGTAGACAAATATGTAAAGCAACTATCAGATGTTGGTTTTACGCACGAGAAACTTAAAGAACTTAGAAGCCACAAACAAATGGCATTAATTGGTAATGCTTATTCAATATACCGATTAGCAGTCCATTATTCTGGCACTAAAAATTATAAGATGGCAGAAAAATATGCGAAGGATTTTTTAGAATTTGATAACGAAAATCCAGAAATTTTAAATATACTAAAAAATATTTCAAAATAATTTTTTTAACAAAAAGATAGCAAGAAGTCTCTAACTTCTAAAAGTTGGAGTAGTTCACTAACAAATTGGTTATTAAACAAAATAAAAAAAACAAAAATTAGAAATAAATAATATAGGAGGAAAATAAAGTGGCAATTACAACAGCACTTATTAAAGAATTAAGAGAAAGAACAGGAGCAGGAATGCTTGACTGTAAAAAAGCTCTAGGAGAAAATGACGGAGACATCGAAAAAGCAATTGACTGGTTAAGAGAAAAAGGAATTGCTAAAGCAGCTAAAAAATCAGGAAGAGTAGCAGCTGAAGGATTGGTATTCGCAGCAGTTTCTGAAGATAGAAAAAAAGGTGCTATCTTGGAATTTAATTCAGAAACAGATTTCGTTGCTAAAAATGACGAATTTAAATCATTTGGAGAAAAATTAGTTACATTGACTTTGGAACACGATTTGACAAGTGAAGATGAATTAAAAGCATTTGAACACGAAGGAAAAACTATTGAAACTCATTTGACAGAATTAATCGCTAAAATTGGTGAAAACATGAACATCAGAAGATTAAAATTAGTTGCAACTACAGGATTTATCGAAACTTATATTCACTTAGGTGGAAAAATTGGAGTTTTATTAAATGTAAATGGTGAAGCAACTGACGAAAATATCGAAAAAGCAAAAGGAGTTGCAATGCATGTAGCTGCAATGGATCCTAAATATTTGGATAAATCACAAGTTACAACTGCTGACTTAGATAGAGAAAAAGAAATTGCAAGACATCAATTAACTGCTGAAGGAAAACCTGCAAATATAATTGAAAAAATATTAGAAGGTAAAATGAGAAAATTCTACGAAGAAAATTGTCTAGTTCAACAAAAATATGTAAGAGACGACAAAGTTACTGTTGAAAAATTCATCGCTCCATGCACAATTATTTCATTTGACAGATTTAAAGTTGGAGAAGGAATCGAAAAAGAAGATGTAGATTTTGCTGCAGAAGTAGCTGCTCAATTAGGACAATAATAATTAATCATTTTAAGGGGATAAAATCCCCTTTTTTTAAAAAAATTTATGAAAGGGTTGGATTTTGTGTTAAAATATAAAAGAATACTTTTAAAATTAAGTGGTGAAGCACTTGCAGGAGACAAAGAATTTGGATTTTCAAACAAAGTTTTAGAGAGTTTTGCAAAACAAATTAAAGAAGTTCACGAAAAAGGTGTAGAAATAGCTATCGTAATCGGTGGTGGAAATATTTTTCGTGGAATAAGCGGAATGGAGAAAGGGTTTGACAGAGTTACTGGCGACACAATGGGAATGCTTGCAACTATCATGAATGGACTTGCACTTCAAAATTCAATTGAAAATCTAGGAGTTCCAACTCGTGTTATGACCGCTCTTCAAATGCCACAAGTAGCTGAACCTTTTATCAGAAGAAAAGCTATAAGACATTTGGAAAAGGGAAGAGTTGTAATTTTTGCAGGAGGAACAAGTAACCCTTACTTTACGACAGATTCATCGGGAGCGCTAAGAGCTGTAGAAATACAGGCTGATGTACTTGCCAAAGGTACAAAAGTTGACGGTATTTATGACAAAGATCCTATGAAATTTGACGACGCTGTAAAATATAACACAGTTTCATTTGACGAAGCAATTTCAAAAAATTTAGGCGTGA
This genomic stretch from Leptotrichia sp. oral taxon 218 harbors:
- the sufD gene encoding Fe-S cluster assembly protein SufD, with amino-acid sequence MLEKTSLENLENSEYRLKVFEKYKDLKKPEWKRVKYKYEEPQEFKKFDNFSAKNENQEGVEIKGINDSLEDLERLKSSYEYGLGEFFKLQNFAFYNQGQFIKIKERKKIEHPIYLTYVTDKENNFLVDYNVIEVEDFASATIIISYNSSDDAESYHNGVIKVFAGANSNVKIIKIQTLNTKSRNFESSKIEVKGQGIVNYYSVELGAQVNAVSHTSYLLEDNSQAYVFPGYLADGDRKVDLEYSTVFYGRKTLGDIHGRGAVKDTATKVFRGNMYFKQGASKSEGREGEFAILLDKNINVHSIPTLFCDEDDVIGEHYASIGKVNESQLFYLMSRGLSESRAKKLIVESSFKPILNNIDDETLREHLLEELEKRI
- the sufB gene encoding Fe-S cluster assembly protein SufB; this translates as METRKKTYVADIERGVYDIKDEVKYRYKVQKGLTEEIIRKISARKNEPEWMLNFRLKALEVYNSKPMTDWGPDLSDLDMNDIIHYLEPDSAPMNENWDDVPSYIRDTFDRLGIPEAEKQSLAGVGAQYDSEVVYHSIHKELTEQGVIYTDIETAIKEYEDILKEYFMTLITVNDHKFSALHGAVWSGGSFIYVPKGVKVNMPLQSYFRLNAPEAGQFEHTLIIVDEGADLHFIEGCSAPKYQKNALHAGAVELFVRKGARLRYSTIENWSRNMYNLNTKRALVEEDGVIEWVSGSFGSRVSMLYPMSILKGDRSRCEFTGVTFASSGQNLDTGCKIVHIGKNTTSTVHSKSISKNGGAAFYRGLLKVMPEATGTKATVECESLMLDNISSSDTIPIIDIRNDSVDIGHEAKIGRISDEAIFYLMSRGISEDEAKAMIVRGFVEPISKELPLEYAVELNKLIELELEGTIG
- the sufC gene encoding Fe-S cluster assembly ATPase SufC: MSLLQLKDIRSEVEGKEILKGLNLNINKGEVHVIMGPNGAGKSTLASILVGNPKHKLIGGNIILDGENINDDTVDERAKKGIFLSFQYPEEIPGLTVEDFLRTAKEAVTGEKQYLMQFHNELEEKMEKLHINPEYAQRHLNVGFSGGEKKKNEILQMAVLEPKLAILDETDSGLDIDATKIVFEGVQKLKTNDTALLIITHYDKVLDYLDPDFVHILMDGKIVRTGGKEIVEEIEKNGYGEMKKQFGL
- a CDS encoding cobyrinate a,c-diamide synthase, translating into MKKVKKILIAGTNSGSGKTTVTSILMSCLENVAPFKVGPDYIDTTYHEIFTGNKSHNLDIFMVGEENMRNIFEIYSQNKDIAVIEGVMGLFDGLSNEFDNFSTAHVARILDIPVILVISAKAISTSCAAIALGFKMLDPRINICGVILNNVSSQRHYLSLKQAIEKYANIECLGYVPKNESLALESRHLGLKLAFEENEAEILQRKNLFCEIGEKYLDLEKIKKIAKNFEPEMTFENWEKIKNLKNKYFGKKIAIAKDKAFSFYYQENLDLLKFCGFEIIEFSPIFDKKIPENIDFIYFGGGYPELFAKELQDNISMKKSILEQFEKGTKIYAECGGFMYLAKKIHLLDGANYDFCGIFDLEIKMRKNLNIKRFGYINIETGNEIKLKGHEFHYSEIGENKENFTFYKIFKNDDRKWNCGYRKKSALAGYPHISFFSNLEFFKFLVEEL
- the rpsB gene encoding 30S ribosomal protein S2 translates to MAVITMKQLLEVGAHFGHQAKRWNPKMKPYIFTERNGIHILDLHQTLEATEKAYEFVRQISEEGGKILFVGTKKQAQEAIKEEAQRAGGFYVNHRWLGGLLTNLETIKTRVKRLKELEEMDADGTLDEAYTKKEAGLLRKEMAKLSKNIGGIKEMNTLPAALFVVDIKKEFLALEEAKKLGIPVIALIDTNVDPDLVTYKIPANDDAIRSVKLFSQVIANAAIEANGGIEANADETPLNEEFETTEEVVEEVVEEEVPTEE
- a CDS encoding PspC domain-containing protein — translated: MEKKLYKSVKDRKIAGVCGGIAEYLNVDSNVIRIIWVLFAFGFGSGILAYVICALILSDNPSEYR
- a CDS encoding lipopolysaccharide assembly protein LapB yields the protein MKKVLIGLFLIASLSVLGANSQKKTVSTSNYTENMDNQYFTVDGSLMNLYSKEKTEFKNKYMALSEKSDKKNLIALLKEYVKKYPNDAYAYEEIGTDYDILGNLKEAEKYYLKAIELGDNDTGAYSLVLLYSDENFLKLLNLTAKEKTEKKNIVDKYVKQLSDVGFTHEKLKELRSHKQMALIGNAYSIYRLAVHYSGTKNYKMAEKYAKDFLEFDNENPEILNILKNISK
- the tsf gene encoding translation elongation factor Ts, which produces MAITTALIKELRERTGAGMLDCKKALGENDGDIEKAIDWLREKGIAKAAKKSGRVAAEGLVFAAVSEDRKKGAILEFNSETDFVAKNDEFKSFGEKLVTLTLEHDLTSEDELKAFEHEGKTIETHLTELIAKIGENMNIRRLKLVATTGFIETYIHLGGKIGVLLNVNGEATDENIEKAKGVAMHVAAMDPKYLDKSQVTTADLDREKEIARHQLTAEGKPANIIEKILEGKMRKFYEENCLVQQKYVRDDKVTVEKFIAPCTIISFDRFKVGEGIEKEDVDFAAEVAAQLGQ
- the pyrH gene encoding UMP kinase codes for the protein MLKYKRILLKLSGEALAGDKEFGFSNKVLESFAKQIKEVHEKGVEIAIVIGGGNIFRGISGMEKGFDRVTGDTMGMLATIMNGLALQNSIENLGVPTRVMTALQMPQVAEPFIRRKAIRHLEKGRVVIFAGGTSNPYFTTDSSGALRAVEIQADVLAKGTKVDGIYDKDPMKFDDAVKYNTVSFDEAISKNLGVMDTAALSLCRENQMPIVVFNALEEGNILKMAQGETIGTTVKK